A window from Citrus sinensis cultivar Valencia sweet orange chromosome 3, DVS_A1.0, whole genome shotgun sequence encodes these proteins:
- the LOC127898604 gene encoding uncharacterized protein LOC127898604 isoform X1: MSLETEDRHTLDQHAESNCDSKKKLKFSYTRDFLLSLKELDACKKLPSGFESFDQSILSEFEDVSQDRPKISGSLSLHGYRRNEYGSSPPTRGELGNYSRGIHGRWDSRSSGRSDKDGDSQSDWDADSGRRYGNQSRKSWQVPEHDGLLGSGSFARPSGYAAGASAPKFRVSDHYQLNRSNEPYHPPRPYKAVPHSRRDGSDSYNDETFGSSECTSEDRAEEERKRRASFELMRKEQQKAFQEKQKLNADKQKDEFDISTLLVDSKDDEGISSKSKQFDEAVLLPATNKDSDKSVLAAQAPASRPLVPPGFANATLERNHGTKIICHSHSSEVGNSELEGGILHAKGSCHLNGMFDGQEKESAEQIGLSSKLESMNIHVSANNKHDKVQNLSSDAEVSNKTIGHDSQLYKKKSNLLKSFIASEESEGIELDAEKAADTKIVGESNKEQPSSILDKLFGSVSTVNSGVSTSVVEPHEVKADDTWSPHAFQTSKFASWFLEEEKKPVEDISSGRPNDLLSLIVGGEKGGIQPFDVKSVGQNSSAYPSQSSELVDRRPASYVAPVTIETSEQLTDININKPPAVPAVLTCEDLEQSILSEISGSDEALLPAVQGWRVSDVITEQTKENADEHASQHLLSLLQKGTGLKDTEASPGVDVMSSDKLHDADVTSIRTGVNDSKGANADNATNSGKSLTLEALFGTAFMKELQSIGAPPSAQKGLVGSGKIDALEFHDGLLPSKLEIGSGRSSYESSSLASNQIDQIKSDRMKEHLSGFDDHRTAVDASELRSEVESKLSGFQRSINSQFREEDSLDTRGDPMKHLRSSSKAELLSSAAPLDISEKLAALNSNFVDERHTAGGQDGSSFLHGPYDVREHDISFHNVHGQPSSPQFHPQLNHVGPMLNPLDPHSANMNSQMKFVAPESILHHDLLPAHQFPANMHRPPFLHPSTGLTGFDAPTHQHPMLQQMQMPGGFPPAHLLRGFPSGPHSNNQMAGVVQDMNPMQGFPFGHRQPNFMGIGMPRMPPPVPGVEGRTNNPETLQRLIEMELRSNPKQIHPFATAGHNQEMYNHELDTGFGYR; this comes from the exons ATGAGCTTAGAGACGGAAGACCGGCATACTCTGGATCAGCATGCTGAGTCAAACTGTGATTCTAAAaa GAAGTTAAAGTTTTCATATACAAGAGATTTTTTACTATCTTTGAAAGAATTAGATGCTTGCAAAAAGTTACCCAGTGGATTTGAGTCATTTGACCAATCTATTCTGAG TGAATTTGAGGACGTCTCACAAGATCGACCAAAAATTTCTGGTAGTTTGTCATTGCATGGTTATAGGCGAAATGAGTATGGTTCATCACCGCCTACAAGAGGGGAGTTAGGTAACTATTCTCGAGGAATCCATGGAAGGTGGGATAGTAGGTCTTCAGGACGGAGTGATAAGGATGGTGACTCGCAATCTGACTGGGATGCAG ATTCTGGGAGGCGTTATGGCAATCAATCTAGGAAGTCTTGGCAAGTTCCTGAACATGATGGACTTCTTGGGAGTGGTTCCTTCGCAAGACCATCTGGGTATGCAGCAGGTGCATCAGCTCCAAAATTTCGCGTTAGTGATCACTACCAGCTAAATAGGAGCAATGAGCCTTATCATCCGCCACGTCCTTATAAG GCTGTACCTCACTCACGTAGGGATGGCAGTGACTCATACAATGATGAAACATTTGGTTCTTCTGAGTGTACAAGTGAAGATAGAGCAGAAGAGGAAAGGAAGAGAAGAG CTTCTTTTGAGTTGATGAGAAAGGAACAACAGAAGGCATTTCAAGAAAAGCAGAAGTTAAATGCAGACAAGCAGAAGGATGAATTTGATATCTCTACGTTGCTGGTTGATTCCAAAGATGATGAGGGGATTTCAAGTAAAAGCAAACAATTTGATGAAGCTGTGCTGCTGCCTGCTACGAATAAGGATTCTGATAAATCTGTTCTTGCAGCGCAAGCTCCTGCATCAAGGCCACTTGTGCCTCCAGGTTTTGCTAATGCAACTTTGGAACGGAATCATGGAACCAAAATCATATGTCATTCCCATTCATCGGAG GTTGGAAATTCTGAACTTGAAGGTGGCATCTTGCACGCTAAAGGCAGCTGTCATTTGAATGGAATGTTTGATGGACAGGAGAAAGAGTCTGCTGAGCAAATTGGTTTAAGTTCGAAGCTGGAAAGTATGAATATTCATGTTTCAGCTAATAACAAACATGATAAAGTGCAAAATTTATCTTCTGATGCAGAAGTTTCTAATAAGACAATAGGCCATGATAGTCAATTGTACAAGAAGAAATCTAATCTTTTGAAATCCTTCATAGCTTCAGAGGAAAGTGAAGGTATAGAACTTGATGCTGAGAAGGCTGCAGACACTAAAATTGTGGGAGAATCCAATAAGGAGCAGCCGTCTTCAATTCTAGATAAGCTTTTCGGCAGTGTTTCAACAGTCAATAGTGGTGTCTCCACTAGTGTTGTTGAG CCACATGAGGTTAAAGCAGATGATACGTGGAGTCCCCATGCCTTCCAGACTTCAAAGTTTGCTTCTTGGTTTCTTGAAGAAG aaAAGAAGCCAGTTGAGGATATCTCATCTGGCAGGCCAAATGACTTGCTCTCACTAATTGTGGGTGGTGAAAAAGGTGGAATTCAGCCTTTTGATGTGAAATCTGTTGGACAAAACTCGTCCGCTTATCCATCCCAAAGCTCAGAACTTGTGGACAGGCGTCCAGCATCATATGTTGCTCCTGTTACAATTGAGACCTCTGAGCAATTGACTGatattaatatcaataaacCACCAGCAGTTCCAGCTGTTCTCACATGTGAAGACCTTGAACAGTCAATTCTATCTGAAATTAGTGGAAGTGATGAAGCTTTGCTGCCAGCTGTGCAAGGCTGGAGAGTTTCAGATGTGATTACTGAACAGACAAAGGAAAATGCAGATGAGCATGCATCCCAACACCTCCTATCATTGTTGCAGAAGGGAACGGGCCTTAAAGACACAGAAGCTTCCCCTGGTGTAGACGTCATGTCTTCGGATAAACTGCATGATGCGGATGTAACAAGTATCCGGACTGGAGTTAATGATTCAAAAGGGGCAAATGCTGATAATGCTACTAATTCAGGGAAGAGTCTGACTCTTGAAGCGCTTTTTGGGACGGCTTTTATGAAGGAACTGCAATCTATAGGAGCACCACCATCTGCCCAAAAGGGCTTAGTTGGATCTGGAAAAATTGATGCTTTGGAATTCCATGATGGTCTCCTTCCTTCTAAACTGGAGATAGGATCCGGTAGGAGCAGTTATGAAAGCAGTTCTCTGGCATCTAATCAAAtagatcaaatcaaatcagatAGGATGAAAGAGCACTTATCAGGCTTTGATGATCATCGAACTGCAGTAGATGCATCAGAGCTTCGGAGTGAAGTAGAGTCTAAACTCAGTGGCTTTCAAAGGTCTATCAATAGCCAATTTCGTGAAGAGGATAGCTTGGATACACGTGGTGATCCTATGAAACACCTTAGGAGTTCATCTAAAGCCGAATTGTTGTCCTCTGCTGCACCTCTTGACATTAGTGAAAAACTAGCAGCCCTAAATTCTAACTTTGTGGATGAAAGACATACTGCTGGAGGTCAAGACGGTTCATCTTTTCTTCATGGGCCCTATGATGTGAGGGAGCATGatatttcatttcataatGTTCATGGTCAACCATCTTCTCCACAGTTTCACCCTCAGTTGAATCATGTGGGACCCATGTTGAATCCATTAGATCCACATTCCGCTAACATGAATTCTCAGATGAAGTTCGTTGCCCCGGAGAGTATCTTACATCATGACCTTTTACCAGCTCATCAGTTTCCTGCGAATATGCATCGCCCCCCTTTCCTTCATCCCAGCACTGGACTAACTGGATTTGATGCTCCCACTCATCAACATCCTATGTTACAGCAAATGCAGATGCCAGGAGGTTTTCCTCCAGCTCACCTACTACGTGGATTTCCCAGTGGTCCTCATTCAAACAATCAAATGGCCGGTGTTGTACAAGATATGAACCCAATGCAAGGTTTCCCGTTTGGACATCGGCAGCCCAATTTTATGGGCATTGGAATGCCACGAATGCCGCCACCAG TTCCTGGAGTTGAGGGCCGAACCAATAATCCGGAGACACTTCAAAGGCTCATTGAGATGGAACTCAGATCAAACCCAAAGCAGATTCACCCTTTTGCAACTGCTGGCCACAACCAGGAAATGTACAACCATGAGCTAGACACGGGTTTCGGGTATAGATAG
- the LOC127898604 gene encoding uncharacterized protein LOC127898604 isoform X4, whose product MSLETEDRHTLDQHAESNCDSKKKLKFSYTRDFLLSLKELDACKKLPSGFESFDQSILSEFEDVSQDRPKISGSLSLHGYRRNEYGSSPPTRGELGNYSRGIHGRWDSRSSGRSDKDGDSQSDWDADSGRRYGNQSRKSWQVPEHDGLLGSGSFARPSGYAAGASAPKFRVSDHYQLNRSNEPYHPPRPYKAVPHSRRDGSDSYNDETFGSSECTSEDRAEEERKRRASFELMRKEQQKAFQEKQKLNADKQKDEFDISTLLVDSKDDEGISSKSKQFDEAVLLPATNKDSDKSVLAAQAPASRPLVPPGFANATLERNHGTKIICHSHSSEVGNSELEGGILHAKGSCHLNGMFDGQEKESAEQIGLSSKLEKESEGIELDAEKAADTKIVGESNKEQPSSILDKLFGSVSTVNSGVSTSVVEPHEVKADDTWSPHAFQTSKFASWFLEEEKKPVEDISSGRPNDLLSLIVGGEKGGIQPFDVKSVGQNSSAYPSQSSELVDRRPASYVAPVTIETSEQLTDININKPPAVPAVLTCEDLEQSILSEISGSDEALLPAVQGWRVSDVITEQTKENADEHASQHLLSLLQKGTGLKDTEASPGVDVMSSDKLHDADVTSIRTGVNDSKGANADNATNSGKSLTLEALFGTAFMKELQSIGAPPSAQKGLVGSGKIDALEFHDGLLPSKLEIGSGRSSYESSSLASNQIDQIKSDRMKEHLSGFDDHRTAVDASELRSEVESKLSGFQRSINSQFREEDSLDTRGDPMKHLRSSSKAELLSSAAPLDISEKLAALNSNFVDERHTAGGQDGSSFLHGPYDVREHDISFHNVHGQPSSPQFHPQLNHVGPMLNPLDPHSANMNSQMKFVAPESILHHDLLPAHQFPANMHRPPFLHPSTGLTGFDAPTHQHPMLQQMQMPGGFPPAHLLRGFPSGPHSNNQMAGVVQDMNPMQGFPFGHRQPNFMGIGMPRMPPPVPGVEGRTNNPETLQRLIEMELRSNPKQIHPFATAGHNQEMYNHELDTGFGYR is encoded by the exons ATGAGCTTAGAGACGGAAGACCGGCATACTCTGGATCAGCATGCTGAGTCAAACTGTGATTCTAAAaa GAAGTTAAAGTTTTCATATACAAGAGATTTTTTACTATCTTTGAAAGAATTAGATGCTTGCAAAAAGTTACCCAGTGGATTTGAGTCATTTGACCAATCTATTCTGAG TGAATTTGAGGACGTCTCACAAGATCGACCAAAAATTTCTGGTAGTTTGTCATTGCATGGTTATAGGCGAAATGAGTATGGTTCATCACCGCCTACAAGAGGGGAGTTAGGTAACTATTCTCGAGGAATCCATGGAAGGTGGGATAGTAGGTCTTCAGGACGGAGTGATAAGGATGGTGACTCGCAATCTGACTGGGATGCAG ATTCTGGGAGGCGTTATGGCAATCAATCTAGGAAGTCTTGGCAAGTTCCTGAACATGATGGACTTCTTGGGAGTGGTTCCTTCGCAAGACCATCTGGGTATGCAGCAGGTGCATCAGCTCCAAAATTTCGCGTTAGTGATCACTACCAGCTAAATAGGAGCAATGAGCCTTATCATCCGCCACGTCCTTATAAG GCTGTACCTCACTCACGTAGGGATGGCAGTGACTCATACAATGATGAAACATTTGGTTCTTCTGAGTGTACAAGTGAAGATAGAGCAGAAGAGGAAAGGAAGAGAAGAG CTTCTTTTGAGTTGATGAGAAAGGAACAACAGAAGGCATTTCAAGAAAAGCAGAAGTTAAATGCAGACAAGCAGAAGGATGAATTTGATATCTCTACGTTGCTGGTTGATTCCAAAGATGATGAGGGGATTTCAAGTAAAAGCAAACAATTTGATGAAGCTGTGCTGCTGCCTGCTACGAATAAGGATTCTGATAAATCTGTTCTTGCAGCGCAAGCTCCTGCATCAAGGCCACTTGTGCCTCCAGGTTTTGCTAATGCAACTTTGGAACGGAATCATGGAACCAAAATCATATGTCATTCCCATTCATCGGAG GTTGGAAATTCTGAACTTGAAGGTGGCATCTTGCACGCTAAAGGCAGCTGTCATTTGAATGGAATGTTTGATGGACAGGAGAAAGAGTCTGCTGAGCAAATTGGTTTAAGTTCGAAGCTGGAAA AGGAAAGTGAAGGTATAGAACTTGATGCTGAGAAGGCTGCAGACACTAAAATTGTGGGAGAATCCAATAAGGAGCAGCCGTCTTCAATTCTAGATAAGCTTTTCGGCAGTGTTTCAACAGTCAATAGTGGTGTCTCCACTAGTGTTGTTGAG CCACATGAGGTTAAAGCAGATGATACGTGGAGTCCCCATGCCTTCCAGACTTCAAAGTTTGCTTCTTGGTTTCTTGAAGAAG aaAAGAAGCCAGTTGAGGATATCTCATCTGGCAGGCCAAATGACTTGCTCTCACTAATTGTGGGTGGTGAAAAAGGTGGAATTCAGCCTTTTGATGTGAAATCTGTTGGACAAAACTCGTCCGCTTATCCATCCCAAAGCTCAGAACTTGTGGACAGGCGTCCAGCATCATATGTTGCTCCTGTTACAATTGAGACCTCTGAGCAATTGACTGatattaatatcaataaacCACCAGCAGTTCCAGCTGTTCTCACATGTGAAGACCTTGAACAGTCAATTCTATCTGAAATTAGTGGAAGTGATGAAGCTTTGCTGCCAGCTGTGCAAGGCTGGAGAGTTTCAGATGTGATTACTGAACAGACAAAGGAAAATGCAGATGAGCATGCATCCCAACACCTCCTATCATTGTTGCAGAAGGGAACGGGCCTTAAAGACACAGAAGCTTCCCCTGGTGTAGACGTCATGTCTTCGGATAAACTGCATGATGCGGATGTAACAAGTATCCGGACTGGAGTTAATGATTCAAAAGGGGCAAATGCTGATAATGCTACTAATTCAGGGAAGAGTCTGACTCTTGAAGCGCTTTTTGGGACGGCTTTTATGAAGGAACTGCAATCTATAGGAGCACCACCATCTGCCCAAAAGGGCTTAGTTGGATCTGGAAAAATTGATGCTTTGGAATTCCATGATGGTCTCCTTCCTTCTAAACTGGAGATAGGATCCGGTAGGAGCAGTTATGAAAGCAGTTCTCTGGCATCTAATCAAAtagatcaaatcaaatcagatAGGATGAAAGAGCACTTATCAGGCTTTGATGATCATCGAACTGCAGTAGATGCATCAGAGCTTCGGAGTGAAGTAGAGTCTAAACTCAGTGGCTTTCAAAGGTCTATCAATAGCCAATTTCGTGAAGAGGATAGCTTGGATACACGTGGTGATCCTATGAAACACCTTAGGAGTTCATCTAAAGCCGAATTGTTGTCCTCTGCTGCACCTCTTGACATTAGTGAAAAACTAGCAGCCCTAAATTCTAACTTTGTGGATGAAAGACATACTGCTGGAGGTCAAGACGGTTCATCTTTTCTTCATGGGCCCTATGATGTGAGGGAGCATGatatttcatttcataatGTTCATGGTCAACCATCTTCTCCACAGTTTCACCCTCAGTTGAATCATGTGGGACCCATGTTGAATCCATTAGATCCACATTCCGCTAACATGAATTCTCAGATGAAGTTCGTTGCCCCGGAGAGTATCTTACATCATGACCTTTTACCAGCTCATCAGTTTCCTGCGAATATGCATCGCCCCCCTTTCCTTCATCCCAGCACTGGACTAACTGGATTTGATGCTCCCACTCATCAACATCCTATGTTACAGCAAATGCAGATGCCAGGAGGTTTTCCTCCAGCTCACCTACTACGTGGATTTCCCAGTGGTCCTCATTCAAACAATCAAATGGCCGGTGTTGTACAAGATATGAACCCAATGCAAGGTTTCCCGTTTGGACATCGGCAGCCCAATTTTATGGGCATTGGAATGCCACGAATGCCGCCACCAG TTCCTGGAGTTGAGGGCCGAACCAATAATCCGGAGACACTTCAAAGGCTCATTGAGATGGAACTCAGATCAAACCCAAAGCAGATTCACCCTTTTGCAACTGCTGGCCACAACCAGGAAATGTACAACCATGAGCTAGACACGGGTTTCGGGTATAGATAG
- the LOC127898604 gene encoding uncharacterized protein LOC127898604 isoform X2: MSLETEDRHTLDQHAESNCDSKKKLKFSYTRDFLLSLKELDACKKLPSGFESFDQSILSEFEDVSQDRPKISGSLSLHGYRRNEYGSSPPTRGELGNYSRGIHGRWDSRSSGRSDKDGDSQSDWDADSGRRYGNQSRKSWQVPEHDGLLGSGSFARPSGYAAGASAPKFRVSDHYQLNRSNEPYHPPRPYKAVPHSRRDGSDSYNDETFGSSECTSEDRAEEERKRRASFELMRKEQQKAFQEKQKLNADKQKDEFDISTLLVDSKDDEGISTQAPASRPLVPPGFANATLERNHGTKIICHSHSSEVGNSELEGGILHAKGSCHLNGMFDGQEKESAEQIGLSSKLESMNIHVSANNKHDKVQNLSSDAEVSNKTIGHDSQLYKKKSNLLKSFIASEESEGIELDAEKAADTKIVGESNKEQPSSILDKLFGSVSTVNSGVSTSVVEPHEVKADDTWSPHAFQTSKFASWFLEEEKKPVEDISSGRPNDLLSLIVGGEKGGIQPFDVKSVGQNSSAYPSQSSELVDRRPASYVAPVTIETSEQLTDININKPPAVPAVLTCEDLEQSILSEISGSDEALLPAVQGWRVSDVITEQTKENADEHASQHLLSLLQKGTGLKDTEASPGVDVMSSDKLHDADVTSIRTGVNDSKGANADNATNSGKSLTLEALFGTAFMKELQSIGAPPSAQKGLVGSGKIDALEFHDGLLPSKLEIGSGRSSYESSSLASNQIDQIKSDRMKEHLSGFDDHRTAVDASELRSEVESKLSGFQRSINSQFREEDSLDTRGDPMKHLRSSSKAELLSSAAPLDISEKLAALNSNFVDERHTAGGQDGSSFLHGPYDVREHDISFHNVHGQPSSPQFHPQLNHVGPMLNPLDPHSANMNSQMKFVAPESILHHDLLPAHQFPANMHRPPFLHPSTGLTGFDAPTHQHPMLQQMQMPGGFPPAHLLRGFPSGPHSNNQMAGVVQDMNPMQGFPFGHRQPNFMGIGMPRMPPPVPGVEGRTNNPETLQRLIEMELRSNPKQIHPFATAGHNQEMYNHELDTGFGYR, translated from the exons ATGAGCTTAGAGACGGAAGACCGGCATACTCTGGATCAGCATGCTGAGTCAAACTGTGATTCTAAAaa GAAGTTAAAGTTTTCATATACAAGAGATTTTTTACTATCTTTGAAAGAATTAGATGCTTGCAAAAAGTTACCCAGTGGATTTGAGTCATTTGACCAATCTATTCTGAG TGAATTTGAGGACGTCTCACAAGATCGACCAAAAATTTCTGGTAGTTTGTCATTGCATGGTTATAGGCGAAATGAGTATGGTTCATCACCGCCTACAAGAGGGGAGTTAGGTAACTATTCTCGAGGAATCCATGGAAGGTGGGATAGTAGGTCTTCAGGACGGAGTGATAAGGATGGTGACTCGCAATCTGACTGGGATGCAG ATTCTGGGAGGCGTTATGGCAATCAATCTAGGAAGTCTTGGCAAGTTCCTGAACATGATGGACTTCTTGGGAGTGGTTCCTTCGCAAGACCATCTGGGTATGCAGCAGGTGCATCAGCTCCAAAATTTCGCGTTAGTGATCACTACCAGCTAAATAGGAGCAATGAGCCTTATCATCCGCCACGTCCTTATAAG GCTGTACCTCACTCACGTAGGGATGGCAGTGACTCATACAATGATGAAACATTTGGTTCTTCTGAGTGTACAAGTGAAGATAGAGCAGAAGAGGAAAGGAAGAGAAGAG CTTCTTTTGAGTTGATGAGAAAGGAACAACAGAAGGCATTTCAAGAAAAGCAGAAGTTAAATGCAGACAAGCAGAAGGATGAATTTGATATCTCTACGTTGCTGGTTGATTCCAAAGATGATGAGGGGATTTCAA CGCAAGCTCCTGCATCAAGGCCACTTGTGCCTCCAGGTTTTGCTAATGCAACTTTGGAACGGAATCATGGAACCAAAATCATATGTCATTCCCATTCATCGGAG GTTGGAAATTCTGAACTTGAAGGTGGCATCTTGCACGCTAAAGGCAGCTGTCATTTGAATGGAATGTTTGATGGACAGGAGAAAGAGTCTGCTGAGCAAATTGGTTTAAGTTCGAAGCTGGAAAGTATGAATATTCATGTTTCAGCTAATAACAAACATGATAAAGTGCAAAATTTATCTTCTGATGCAGAAGTTTCTAATAAGACAATAGGCCATGATAGTCAATTGTACAAGAAGAAATCTAATCTTTTGAAATCCTTCATAGCTTCAGAGGAAAGTGAAGGTATAGAACTTGATGCTGAGAAGGCTGCAGACACTAAAATTGTGGGAGAATCCAATAAGGAGCAGCCGTCTTCAATTCTAGATAAGCTTTTCGGCAGTGTTTCAACAGTCAATAGTGGTGTCTCCACTAGTGTTGTTGAG CCACATGAGGTTAAAGCAGATGATACGTGGAGTCCCCATGCCTTCCAGACTTCAAAGTTTGCTTCTTGGTTTCTTGAAGAAG aaAAGAAGCCAGTTGAGGATATCTCATCTGGCAGGCCAAATGACTTGCTCTCACTAATTGTGGGTGGTGAAAAAGGTGGAATTCAGCCTTTTGATGTGAAATCTGTTGGACAAAACTCGTCCGCTTATCCATCCCAAAGCTCAGAACTTGTGGACAGGCGTCCAGCATCATATGTTGCTCCTGTTACAATTGAGACCTCTGAGCAATTGACTGatattaatatcaataaacCACCAGCAGTTCCAGCTGTTCTCACATGTGAAGACCTTGAACAGTCAATTCTATCTGAAATTAGTGGAAGTGATGAAGCTTTGCTGCCAGCTGTGCAAGGCTGGAGAGTTTCAGATGTGATTACTGAACAGACAAAGGAAAATGCAGATGAGCATGCATCCCAACACCTCCTATCATTGTTGCAGAAGGGAACGGGCCTTAAAGACACAGAAGCTTCCCCTGGTGTAGACGTCATGTCTTCGGATAAACTGCATGATGCGGATGTAACAAGTATCCGGACTGGAGTTAATGATTCAAAAGGGGCAAATGCTGATAATGCTACTAATTCAGGGAAGAGTCTGACTCTTGAAGCGCTTTTTGGGACGGCTTTTATGAAGGAACTGCAATCTATAGGAGCACCACCATCTGCCCAAAAGGGCTTAGTTGGATCTGGAAAAATTGATGCTTTGGAATTCCATGATGGTCTCCTTCCTTCTAAACTGGAGATAGGATCCGGTAGGAGCAGTTATGAAAGCAGTTCTCTGGCATCTAATCAAAtagatcaaatcaaatcagatAGGATGAAAGAGCACTTATCAGGCTTTGATGATCATCGAACTGCAGTAGATGCATCAGAGCTTCGGAGTGAAGTAGAGTCTAAACTCAGTGGCTTTCAAAGGTCTATCAATAGCCAATTTCGTGAAGAGGATAGCTTGGATACACGTGGTGATCCTATGAAACACCTTAGGAGTTCATCTAAAGCCGAATTGTTGTCCTCTGCTGCACCTCTTGACATTAGTGAAAAACTAGCAGCCCTAAATTCTAACTTTGTGGATGAAAGACATACTGCTGGAGGTCAAGACGGTTCATCTTTTCTTCATGGGCCCTATGATGTGAGGGAGCATGatatttcatttcataatGTTCATGGTCAACCATCTTCTCCACAGTTTCACCCTCAGTTGAATCATGTGGGACCCATGTTGAATCCATTAGATCCACATTCCGCTAACATGAATTCTCAGATGAAGTTCGTTGCCCCGGAGAGTATCTTACATCATGACCTTTTACCAGCTCATCAGTTTCCTGCGAATATGCATCGCCCCCCTTTCCTTCATCCCAGCACTGGACTAACTGGATTTGATGCTCCCACTCATCAACATCCTATGTTACAGCAAATGCAGATGCCAGGAGGTTTTCCTCCAGCTCACCTACTACGTGGATTTCCCAGTGGTCCTCATTCAAACAATCAAATGGCCGGTGTTGTACAAGATATGAACCCAATGCAAGGTTTCCCGTTTGGACATCGGCAGCCCAATTTTATGGGCATTGGAATGCCACGAATGCCGCCACCAG TTCCTGGAGTTGAGGGCCGAACCAATAATCCGGAGACACTTCAAAGGCTCATTGAGATGGAACTCAGATCAAACCCAAAGCAGATTCACCCTTTTGCAACTGCTGGCCACAACCAGGAAATGTACAACCATGAGCTAGACACGGGTTTCGGGTATAGATAG